In Carassius gibelio isolate Cgi1373 ecotype wild population from Czech Republic chromosome B2, carGib1.2-hapl.c, whole genome shotgun sequence, a single genomic region encodes these proteins:
- the ppp2r3a gene encoding serine/threonine-protein phosphatase 2A regulatory subunit B'' subunit alpha isoform X2: protein MMIKEASLREDPDLRGELAFLARGCDFVLPSRFKKRLKSFQQAQIQPEKKPGTPPPALAPAPSSPTPRPPSPPPAKVVATPPPSSINIPRFYFPKGLPNCAANYDEAIAKIEAAFTEFEEEKADIYEMGKIAKACGCPLYWKAPMFICAGGERTGFVSVHSFIATWRKLLHSCYDDASKFVYLLAKPGCSYLEQEDFIPLLQDIVDTHPGLTFLKDAPEFHSRYITTVIQRIFYTVNRSWTGKINMTELRRSNFLQTLALLEEEDDINQITDYFSYEHFYVIYCKFWELDTDHDLFIDPKDLARYNDHASSSRIIERLFSGAVTRGNSVQREGRMSYAEFVWFLISEEDKKNPTSIEYWFRCMDMDGDGVLSMFELEFFYEEQCERMEGMGIEPLPFQDLLCQMLDLVKPECPGKITLRDLKRCRMAHIFYDTFFNLEKYLDHEQRDPFAVQKDLESDGPEPSDWDKYAAEEYEILVAEETANEQLREGSFDDDYESDELTVSSDIGNKMDKLVISDLSA, encoded by the exons ATGATGATCAAGGAGGCCTCGTTAAGGGAGGATCCCGACTTGCGGGGCGAACTGGCCTTTTTGGCTCGAGGCTGTGACTTTGTTCTTCCATCACGGTTCAAGAAAAGACTCAAGTCTTTCCAGCAAGCCCAG ATCCAGCCTGAGAAGAAACCTGGAACACCTCCTCCAGCTCTAGCACCTGCACCCTCCTCGCCAACCCCACGGCCGCCCAGCCCTCCGCCAGCCAAAGTAGTGGCCACTCCCCCACCCTCCTCCATAAACATTCCACGCTTCTACTTCCCCAAAGGCCTTCCAAACTGTGCAGCCAACTATGACGAGGCCATTGCCAAAATCGAGGCGGCCTTCACGGAGTTTGAGGAGGAGAAAGCTGACATTTATGAAATGGGGAAGATTGCAAAG GCTTGCGGTTGTCCCCTCTATTGGAAAGCACCAATGTTTATTTGCGCTGGTGGAGAGAGGACAGGTTTTGTTTCTGTCCACTCATTCATTGCAACATGGAGAAA GTTATTACACAGCTGCTATGATGATGCATCCAAATTTGTTTACTTGCTTGCCAAACCAGGCTGCAGTTACCTAGAACAAGAAGATTTCATCCCTCTGTTACAG gacATCGTGGACACTCATCCAGGGCTGACATTTTTAAAAGATGCTCCTGAATTCCATTCCCGGTACATCACAACA GTGATTCAAAGAATATTTTACACAGTTAATCGCTCTTGGACAGGCAAAATCAACATGACAGAGCTCAGGAGAAGCAACTTCCTCCAG ACTCTCGCGCTGCTGGAAGAAGAGGATGACATCAATCAAATCACAGATTATTTCTCTTATGAGCACTTTTATGTCATTTACTGTAAGTTCTGGGAGCTGGACACTGACCATGACCTCTTCATCGACCCCAAGGATCTGGCCAGGTACAATGACCATG CCTCATCAAGCAGAATCATTGAGAGGCTGTTCTCAGGAGCTGTCACAAG GGGAAACTCAGTCCAGAGAGAAGGAAGAATGAGCTATGCTGAGTTTGTTTGGTTCCTCATTTCAGAGGAGGACAAAAAGAATCCCACAAG TATAGAGTACTGGTTCCGCTGTATGGATatggatggagatggtgttctgtCCATGTTTGAACTGGAGTTTTTCTATGAGGAGCAGTGCGAACGCATGGAGGGGATGGGCATTGAACCACTGCCTTTCCAGGATCTCCTGTGCCAGATGCTGGACTTAGTTAAACCAGAATGCCCAG GTAAAATTACTCTACGAGATCTGAAGCGCTGCAGGATGGCACATATTTTCTATGACACATTCTTCAATCTGGAGAAGTACCTGGACCATGAGCAGAGAGATCCCTTTGCAGTGCAGAAG GATTTGGAAAGTGACGGTCCAGAGCCCTCCGACTGGGACAAGTATGCTGCCGAAGAGTATGAGATTCTTGTGGCAGAGGAGACAGCCAATGAACAGCTACGAGAGGG ATCTTTTGACGACGATTACGAGTCAGATGAGCTCACGGTCTCCTCAGACATTGGAAATAAAATGGATAAGCTGGTCATATCTGATTTATCGGCATAA